One stretch of Argiope bruennichi chromosome 3, qqArgBrue1.1, whole genome shotgun sequence DNA includes these proteins:
- the LOC129964046 gene encoding uncharacterized protein LOC129964046 isoform X2, translated as MATKAKKAPGPDQAMGWVIAMSCFMINFIMAGLARTAGVLYVALIELYGVSREAATTPFSIRVCVRNMTGPLIGLLGLKYGIRAVTAVGGFVAAIGSILCYFAPDVIWITVFWGLIHGIGFGLSTVIHMMIINQYFDKYKASALGLGYSGDCFGTFAFPVIMEYLLSTYGVKGTFLILGGIVFNVIPMALLLKKPPWIENTKKSGNFSKNIAQENSKEIKPFKEPTRESVGYRNEGFLNLDEDLAPYDSIAMQNGKSRSIKQEDDAPPVYQDVVKTNLRIGSIKQDISSISGSLRSHRKPSEISEIIRESMVRHDSLPPVFEKESLPSDSNHSENCDDVQTTIQGNNHDEERGKGLQYSASMKKRTSSFVGQMAQDIVHRMRSASFASQVAQDGFITSIEPQQNEDFDSQPEEFSGIVCQQVQTDKQIEKIRADSIRGELIIPPNNQDSSNGTKDQTYSYWAIQVKETKKPTILKSLLKTNMKPIFVLISISMAVYAFLFVGVLTIIIDYAVDQGVSHDDGKFLIIGFSVADLIGRLSFGQVIDRKLVKIKNYSGMTMLLMGTLVASLPFNKSFNFMLVCMCLYGLVQGGTAIMFPILVGHYMDKSEESVAMGCLNFYGGLLMLCMAPMIGYFRDNTGSYNGVFHILGGLVAFVGLIWQLEPVILKFQRKQMLKKANYIIVTKL; from the exons ATGGCTACCAAGGCGAAGAAGGCTCCGGGACCGGACCAGGCGATGGGATGGGTGATTGCAATGTCTTGCTTCATGATTAATTTCATCATGGCTGGACTTGCAAGGACAGCCGGAGTCTTGTATGTTGCACTCATAGAGCTATATGGTGTGAGCAGAGAAGCAGCCACGACACCGTTCAGTATAAGAGTGTGCGTCAGGAATATGACAG GCCCTCTCATTGGTCTTTTGGGACTGAAGTATGGTATTCGTGCAGTGACGGCTGTGGGTGGTTTTGTGGCTGCTATAGGTAGCATCTTGTGTTATTTTGCGCCAGATGTAATATGGATAACAGTTTTCTGGGGCCTCATTCATG GAATAGGATTCGGGCTCTCAACAGTCATTCACATGATGATTATCAACCAGTATTTTGACAAATACAAAGCCTCAGCTTTAGGTCTAGGGTATTCAGGAGACTGTTTTGGAACCTTTGCATTTCCCGTTATAATGGAGTATCTACTCTCCACTTACGGTGTGAAAGGAACTTTTCTCATTCTAGGCGGGATAGTCTTCAACGTCATTCCAATGGCCTTGCTTTTAAAGAAACCGCCGTGGATTGAGAATACCAAAAAGTCtggcaatttttctaaaaatattgctcaagaaaattctaaagaaattaaaccTTTCAAGGAACCCACGAGAGAATCTGTTGGATACCGAAATGAAGGATTTTTAAATCTCGATGAAGATTTGGCGCCGTATGATAGCATTGCTATGCAGAATGGCAAAAGCAGATCGATAAAACAAGAAGACGATGCTCCCCCTGTCTACCAAGATGTTGTAAAAACAAATCTTCGAATCGGTAGCATTAAACAGGACATATCGTCCATCAGCGGTTCTCTTCGTTCGCATCGAAAGCCTTCCGAAATTTCTGAAATCATAAGGGAAAGCATGGTCAGACATGATTCATTACCACCGGTATTTGAAAAAGAATCACTTCCTTCGGATAGTAATCACTCTGAGAACTGTGATGATGTACAAACTACAATCCAGGGAAACAACCACGATGAAGAAAGAGGCAAAGGACTCCAGTATTCAGCTAGCATGAAAAAAAGGACATCTAGTTTCGTTGGTCAAATGGCACAAGATATTGTACACAGAATGCGATCTGCTAGTTTCGCCAGCCAGGTTGCTCAAGATGGATTTATTACAAGTATTGAACCACAGCAAAATGAAGATTTTGACTCACAACCGGAAGAATTTTCTGGCATCGTTTGCCAACAAGTTCAAACCGATAAACAAATTGAGAAAATTCGAGCGGATAGCATCAGAGGAGAGCTCATAATTCCGCCAAACAATCAAGACTCATCAAATGGCACTAAAGATCAAACGTATTCTTACTGGGCCATACAAGTCAAAGAGACCAAAAAGCCcaccattttaaaatcattactcAAAACCAACATGAAAcctatatttgtattaattagcATTTCTATGGCTGTTTATGCTTTTCTATTTGTTGGAGTGCTTACAATAATCATTGATTATGCTGTAGATCAGGGAGTTTCACACGACGATGGCAAATTCCTGATCATCGGTTTCTCTGTTGCTGATTTGATAGGCAGATTGAGTTTCGGACAAGTTATCGATAGGAAAttagtcaaaattaaaaactattcagGCATGACTATGCTTTTGATGGGGACCCTCGTTGCTTCTCTGCCTTTCAACAAGAGCTTCAATTTTATGTTGGTCTGCATGTGCCTCTATGGACTTGTCCAAGGTGGAACAGCTATCATGTTTCCAATCCTTGTTGGCCATTACATGGATAAGAGTGAAGAATCAGTGGCAATGGGTTGCCTGAATTTCTACGGAGGTCTTCTGATGCTTTGCATGGCTCCAATGATAG gatATTTTAGAGACAACACAGGCTCTTACAACGGTGTATTTCACATTCTTGGTGGCTTGGTGGCTTTCGTTGGTCTCATCTGGCAGCTCGAGCCTGTCATTCTGAAATTTCAAAGGAAACAAATGCTGAAAAAAGCGAACTATATCATCGTCACTAAACTCTAA
- the LOC129964046 gene encoding uncharacterized protein LOC129964046 isoform X1, which translates to MDLGYYYTNRKRSGPDQGYAWVVAIACFFINFLLVGIARSVAVLYVALVETYGITRQQATLPFSIRVALRNLSGPLIGLLGLKYGIRAVTAVGGFVAAIGSILCYFAPDVIWITVFWGLIHGIGFGLSTVIHMMIINQYFDKYKASALGLGYSGDCFGTFAFPVIMEYLLSTYGVKGTFLILGGIVFNVIPMALLLKKPPWIENTKKSGNFSKNIAQENSKEIKPFKEPTRESVGYRNEGFLNLDEDLAPYDSIAMQNGKSRSIKQEDDAPPVYQDVVKTNLRIGSIKQDISSISGSLRSHRKPSEISEIIRESMVRHDSLPPVFEKESLPSDSNHSENCDDVQTTIQGNNHDEERGKGLQYSASMKKRTSSFVGQMAQDIVHRMRSASFASQVAQDGFITSIEPQQNEDFDSQPEEFSGIVCQQVQTDKQIEKIRADSIRGELIIPPNNQDSSNGTKDQTYSYWAIQVKETKKPTILKSLLKTNMKPIFVLISISMAVYAFLFVGVLTIIIDYAVDQGVSHDDGKFLIIGFSVADLIGRLSFGQVIDRKLVKIKNYSGMTMLLMGTLVASLPFNKSFNFMLVCMCLYGLVQGGTAIMFPILVGHYMDKSEESVAMGCLNFYGGLLMLCMAPMIGYFRDNTGSYNGVFHILGGLVAFVGLIWQLEPVILKFQRKQMLKKANYIIVTKL; encoded by the exons ATGGATCTCGGTTACTACTATACCAACCGGAAAAGGTCTGGACCGGATCAGGGTTATGCTTGGGTCGTGGCGATAGCttgctttttcattaatttccttCTGGTTGGCATTGCCAGAAGTGTGGCTGTTTTGTATGTAGCTTTAGTGGAAACGTACGGAATTACGCGTCAACAGGCCACTTTACCATTCAGTATTAGAGTAGCACTTAGAAATTTGTCAG GCCCTCTCATTGGTCTTTTGGGACTGAAGTATGGTATTCGTGCAGTGACGGCTGTGGGTGGTTTTGTGGCTGCTATAGGTAGCATCTTGTGTTATTTTGCGCCAGATGTAATATGGATAACAGTTTTCTGGGGCCTCATTCATG GAATAGGATTCGGGCTCTCAACAGTCATTCACATGATGATTATCAACCAGTATTTTGACAAATACAAAGCCTCAGCTTTAGGTCTAGGGTATTCAGGAGACTGTTTTGGAACCTTTGCATTTCCCGTTATAATGGAGTATCTACTCTCCACTTACGGTGTGAAAGGAACTTTTCTCATTCTAGGCGGGATAGTCTTCAACGTCATTCCAATGGCCTTGCTTTTAAAGAAACCGCCGTGGATTGAGAATACCAAAAAGTCtggcaatttttctaaaaatattgctcaagaaaattctaaagaaattaaaccTTTCAAGGAACCCACGAGAGAATCTGTTGGATACCGAAATGAAGGATTTTTAAATCTCGATGAAGATTTGGCGCCGTATGATAGCATTGCTATGCAGAATGGCAAAAGCAGATCGATAAAACAAGAAGACGATGCTCCCCCTGTCTACCAAGATGTTGTAAAAACAAATCTTCGAATCGGTAGCATTAAACAGGACATATCGTCCATCAGCGGTTCTCTTCGTTCGCATCGAAAGCCTTCCGAAATTTCTGAAATCATAAGGGAAAGCATGGTCAGACATGATTCATTACCACCGGTATTTGAAAAAGAATCACTTCCTTCGGATAGTAATCACTCTGAGAACTGTGATGATGTACAAACTACAATCCAGGGAAACAACCACGATGAAGAAAGAGGCAAAGGACTCCAGTATTCAGCTAGCATGAAAAAAAGGACATCTAGTTTCGTTGGTCAAATGGCACAAGATATTGTACACAGAATGCGATCTGCTAGTTTCGCCAGCCAGGTTGCTCAAGATGGATTTATTACAAGTATTGAACCACAGCAAAATGAAGATTTTGACTCACAACCGGAAGAATTTTCTGGCATCGTTTGCCAACAAGTTCAAACCGATAAACAAATTGAGAAAATTCGAGCGGATAGCATCAGAGGAGAGCTCATAATTCCGCCAAACAATCAAGACTCATCAAATGGCACTAAAGATCAAACGTATTCTTACTGGGCCATACAAGTCAAAGAGACCAAAAAGCCcaccattttaaaatcattactcAAAACCAACATGAAAcctatatttgtattaattagcATTTCTATGGCTGTTTATGCTTTTCTATTTGTTGGAGTGCTTACAATAATCATTGATTATGCTGTAGATCAGGGAGTTTCACACGACGATGGCAAATTCCTGATCATCGGTTTCTCTGTTGCTGATTTGATAGGCAGATTGAGTTTCGGACAAGTTATCGATAGGAAAttagtcaaaattaaaaactattcagGCATGACTATGCTTTTGATGGGGACCCTCGTTGCTTCTCTGCCTTTCAACAAGAGCTTCAATTTTATGTTGGTCTGCATGTGCCTCTATGGACTTGTCCAAGGTGGAACAGCTATCATGTTTCCAATCCTTGTTGGCCATTACATGGATAAGAGTGAAGAATCAGTGGCAATGGGTTGCCTGAATTTCTACGGAGGTCTTCTGATGCTTTGCATGGCTCCAATGATAG gatATTTTAGAGACAACACAGGCTCTTACAACGGTGTATTTCACATTCTTGGTGGCTTGGTGGCTTTCGTTGGTCTCATCTGGCAGCTCGAGCCTGTCATTCTGAAATTTCAAAGGAAACAAATGCTGAAAAAAGCGAACTATATCATCGTCACTAAACTCTAA